cggacacgactgagcaacttcagtttcactttaatTACTTTAACCACAACATATGTGCCcatatcccttcccttttcatGTCAGAAATGACaggttggtttttttcttttttttttttttgtttttttcttgagagAGCGCAGTTTGGCATTTACACAGCAAGTAACTAAAAACAGATCTTTTATGATGGGCGATTAAAGTAACGACTGTGAACTGCTACCTACTAAGCTTATCCCAGACCCCAGCTGTTTCTTGTAGGGAACTGGAGCTGGATCTCAGGGTGGGGACTGAAACACCCTTCCACCCCCAActcgcacgcatgcacacatacacagttgCTTTCTGTGCAGACTTTCTTGGGGAGGAAAGTTCCCAGAATCCTTGTGTGAGTGGGAAAGTAAATGATTTGTTACCATGGAATAGATGTCTTGCATTTTATTTGAAGGAGGAGTGAGATCATGACATCAGAAACATTAGGAGCTCATAGATGAGTGCTGGACGCGGGGCAGGCCCTAGGGTTTATTTCTAGGAAGATAAAGGGGCTTCTGGATCTAAAAAAGGGAAAACCCATCTTATTCTTTTCAATGGGTTGGCCCCATCACTTCTGCTATTTGCAGGTGAAAATTAGTTCAGAAAAAAGGTGGTGGTTGGAATGCAGGTTGGGATTGAAAGTAGCTCTCCCATCTAGAGATCATTGAGGAATAATTTTTCTGGAAGTGAGTTAGCACCAGAATTTTAGAACTGCTAGGGCCTCGGTGATCTGCTTATTTTGTGAACCCTGCAGTTATCCTGATACACAAGTCTACATCTCAGCTATCTGCCCTCAGTCCCTGGCTATCCCTATTGACCAGTACAAGCAAGCCAGCCTTCTCCAGTGGCCCAACCTTCCTGGTGCTCCTGCAGGAACCTCCACCAAGGCCTGCAGGTGGTCTCCAGGGAATGGGGAGGGACCCATGAGGGGTGGGTGTGTGCCTTTGCTTGGGGAAACTCCcacctttgtcttttctttctggccTGGACGCTATTTTTCTATCCCTTAACACATTGGAAGGTGAGAATTTTAACAACTCGTCCCCAGGAGAAAACAGGCCCTGATCTTAAACAGTTAGCACAGTCCTCTGTCACGCCTCTTCTGCTAGTAGCTGTTGGTTGAAGCCTCCTGAGGGAGATGAGGATGCCCTGAGGCTCTCCAGGGGAGGCCCGAGGTGGTCATGTGGTTGATCCCCAGGTGTTGATGCTCCTCTGGGCCCACTTCATCTCCTAGCAAAATTTCCAAGTGTAATTTCAGGCCCCTGGCTGAAATTCTTGAGAGAACAGAGGAGCTGAGCTACAGCAGTGATGCTTTGGGTCCTGGCTCAGCTGGAATGCCTGTATAGGTCTCTTAGTACTGAGGGTCTCAGGGGGTTATGTCTCTGGTTATTGTTCCATGTTAGGTGTGAGTTTTAGTTCTGTCACTCTGAGCCTAAGCAAAGAATCCAGATGACGCTGTGCCATCAAAAGCAAAGGACAGCGTGCAGAACAGTGCCTCATTAGTTTACAAAGGGTTTTCAGGGAACAAAGTCCGTGGTTTGTGGTATATGCTGATTTCTGTGGTTTAAATATTCgtcctatggctgattcaagcTACCAACATGCTGTCACTAAACACAACTTTGGTTGGGAAGAGACGTGCACAGTTGGGTGATCTGGTTCCAGCACCCCGCTGCCGCACCCTCCCCTATATGTTACTGCTGCCTTCAGCCACTGTGCCAGGGCCAGGCCTGTTGCTGAGTCATGGTGTTACATGTACAGACAGTTTTCCTCTTTGCTTGCTTCACTTGCCCTTCGCCTGTGGAGTGAGCCATATCTTAGCCTAAAGAGCCAGTAAATTGGATTCAAAGAAGGCAGCGCAGTAGCTCTGGAGCTCTGTTGGGTCCACCTGAAAATCGTGGTAGCCAGGAAGGGCACATACCTGAAGGCGACAGGGGGCTTCTTTCAGAGCCATTCACCCTCTGTGGCCCAGCTGATGACTGGCTTCCTTACTCAGGTCCCAGCATGTATATAATTCCTCCTGGCAACCCCCATGCCTGCAATATACATTCACTTGAGTGTCCCTCTGTCCACACGGGTATTCCTTGAACTCCCATGCATGCCGAGGTCAGATTCCAGCAAAGAAGGCCAACTCTGCGTTTGGTGGTACATCGGGGACTAACTCAGATACCATAATACTCTGTACTGTGGTGCATCTCCTCTCCAGGAGCCAAATCCCTGGATTTGACTCAGTTCTAGACCCTAGAGGGATCTGGGTGATTTTTTGTTTAGTTCCATTGTTCAGGTCGGGGAGGCTTTGAAAGTTCCTCCTGGACAATGGTGCTAGCCCCTGTGACTTTCTAAGCCCCATATGCCTCTCCACCCTGAGGCGATTGTGGATGCTTTGTGATTCTGTCACACAGGTTGTTGAGACACTTAGGGTGAGGAGACAGGCTGGTGTGGGTCTGGGGCTCTCTGCCTAGCAGGCGAGCCAGCATCTGGTTCCTCCCAAGGTCTGCCGGTGTCATGGAGATTTGTTTGATGTTTGACGGGGGCTCCTTTGGTTAGACATCCAGCCTGACCCTGAGCCCTCtgagcctctctgtgcctctgtagGACGGTGGGCTTGCCTTTAAGGAGGAGTTCTGAGAGCTGTAGCAGGAAGGACTGGGGCAGTTGAGGGCGAGcgagggcaggggtgggtggaaTGCTGAGTTAAATCTGCAGGACCTTGATTCCTGTCTCACTGTCTTTCTCTCTTGCAGTAGTATTTTGCCTTTGAGTAACTGTCCCCAGCTCCAGTGCTGCAGGCACATTGTTCCGGGGCCTCTGTGGTGCTCCTGATGCCCCTCACCCACTGTCGAAGATCCCCGGTGGGCGAGGGGGCGGCAGGGATCCTTCTCTCTCAGCTCTAATATATAAGGTAAGGGGACTATGGGATGGAAGGCTCCGAGCAGTGTCCTCCTTAGACAATGCTGAGTGGCTGCTTAAGGGCAGCGATGGCTTTCCTTAGTCTTCTGAGTCTTAGGCCAGTAGTGGAACTGGGGAGGACTTTGAACTGAGGCTGCTGGGAGGCTTTCGGGGAGTACCAAGCAGACAGCCTGTCATCTTCTCAGCTTAGGTCAGCTCTTAAGTGCTGGCTCTGGGTCCTGAGTGAGGGAGCACAGCTAAGGGGACAGGGGCTGGTGAGTGGAGGAATGCACGAGCTCTTGCTGGTACAGCTGTTCACTTTCTCCTGAGAAATGCCAAGGGCCAGGAGGGCTCTTCCCTTTGTCCATACCAAGGGCAAGGGGCACCGCATgttgcagggtggggggtggtaaTGAGAGGGTCACCCTGGCAGCTCAGGGCACAGCCCAGGAGCTGTTGAGAACCTTGGGAGTCTGTCCTGAGGTTGGTCTGGGCTGGGACAGCTAGCCCCTTTTGCTGCTATTCAATCTGTGAGCCCAGAGGTTGGTTTAGCATCTCCCTGAGACTGGCATTGAGGGGTGGCTGGGCAGCTGAGTCCTGGGCTCTTGAGACGGTGGCAGGGGTGACAGCATGGACTCTGCAGTCACCGGGAGCCAGCTTGGGTTGACCTGTGCCCCAGCTGAGCCTCAGGAACATTCTCATTTGTTTCTGATGATTCTGTTTCAGAGGGAAGGGAAATAACACAATATTGGGGGGACAAGCATGAGTTTCAGTTAGGGAGACCCcatttgaatctcagctctgctgtTTCCTCACTGTGGAGTCTTGGGTCAGGTGCTTAATTCTACTGGGCCCCTGGTATCTTAGGTTTAAAGTGGGGATGCTGATGCCTACAAGTGCTTGTTGTAATGATGGAAAAATGGGAAAGTACCTTGTACAGTACGTGACAACCAGTGGGCTCTTGGTAAATATTCCCTTCCAATCATGCTGGCATTTAGCCACCACCAACTGGTCTCACACCCAGTGAGTGATGGCTCCATTTAGGCAGAATGTTGCTCTGATGTTCCAGTGTGCCCTGTCCCATGCTACTCTGAGGTTGGCCCAGGAGGGCTCCCAGCACCACCTTGGTTGGGGAGCCTTTGATGTGGCTAGAAGCGTAGTCTGACCTGATCTCCTCCCAGGACGAGAAGCTCACTGTGACCCAGGACCTCCCTGTGAATGATGGAAAGCCTCACATCGTCCACTTCCAGTATGAGGTCACCGAGGTGAAGGTCTCTTCCTGGGATGCAGTCCTGTCCAGCCAGAGCCTGTTTGTAGAAATTCCAGATGGATTATTAGCTGATGGGAGCAAAGAAGGGTAAGGAGCAAGTGCCGGGCAAGGGCTGGAAGCCCGCTCCAGAGAGGGGCGTGTGCTTCCTGGGGGCAGCAGATGGCCAGCCTTCTCCCTAGCTCTCAGCTGCCCAAGtatataccttttttttaaaggttagttTTAGCCAGTAAAATGGGCCTATGATAATGAAAGCGGATCATTACCACTTATAACCAAATTCCTGTCATATAATGGTGTGGTTTAAACAGCCAGAAGCTCAAAGCAGCAGTGGAATTTCATTGGATTGGGCAAGGCCCTCCAAGCACCTAGTTGTGGAAGAAACAGTCCTGAGGATGGCATTCTCACGAGTGGCTTCAGCCTCTTGAAGGACTTTTAGGTGGTGGTAGGGCCCAGGGTTCCTCTCCGCAACAGGTGGTCACCATCAAACTTGGCAACTTTGGCGGGCCCCTGAGAAACTGGGTTCTCTTCCTAGGCCCCATACTTTCTTGTAAATTGCATTAAGTTGGCTAgtattaatttcagacaaagaACCTTTACTCCTGGaagagaaaattctgaaacagtttTCTTAGTgattgtggtttatttttttctgaactcaGGGCTTCTGAGGTCTTGAAATAGGAAGTTCTCCTTGAAGCTTCCCTATTTTCAGTGCTGACTGTAAGCCTCAGAAAAGCCTTGTGGGAGCAGGGGGTATAGAGGGGTGGGGTGAAGTCCACAGGTGGCAGTGGACTTGAGTggttttctttgcttcctgcAGATTGTTAGCACTGCTAGAGTTTGCTGAAGAGAAGATGAAAGTGAACTACGTCTTCATCTGCTTCAGGAAGGGCCGGGAAGACAGAGGTGAGGGGCTGAGCAGCTTGAGACCAGgctggggagggaaaggggggGCTCCTAATGAGGTGGGGCTCCTGACTTTGACATATAAACCCTAGGAAATCGTGGGATTGGTTGTGTTCAAATTTAGGAAAGGCCAGTGCATTTATTCCatctttgttttggggttttcCCTTGATTTAGCCTACCTTTGTTTCCTATCAGAATCTTTTTTTACACTCTTTTTTGCAGCTCCACTCCTGAAGACCTTCAGCTTCTTGGGCTTTGAGATTGTGCGTCCAGGCCATCCCTGTGTCCCCTCTCGACCAGATGTGATGTTCATGGTTTACCCCCTGGACCAGAACTTGTCCGAGGAGGACTAACGGTCAAAGAGGATGCTTTGCCCAAGAGCCACAGTGGGGGAAGCGGGGAAGTTAGGCAGCCCTGAGACAGAGGAGGGGgcttcttgctgtccagggaagGACACTGAGGGGCTCAGGGTGAGGGTTGCCTGTTGTGTTCTCGGAGTTGACTCGTTGAAATTGTTTTCCATAAAGAACAGTATAAACATATTATTCACATGTAATCACCAATAGTAAATGAAGATGTTTATGAACTGGCATTAGAAGCTTTTTAAACTGCGCTGTGTGATGTGCTCTATCTAGCCTAGGGGAGGACATTGCCTAGAGGGGAGGACTGTCTGCGTccaggggccaggcctggggggCTGGGGACAGCACTGTCAGGCTCAGGTTACCCTGCTGTtgggctttctttttttggtttttaagacttgtgtattttctttccttgcttcctGTCACCCAGGGGACTCTGGAGTATAGGCTTTTCACCCCTGGGCAGTGTCCTTCTGTTGTTTTTTGACACTCCACCTGGGCTTCTCTCTGTGCATTtgtatctggcctggagaaagcAGGTCTGACCCCTCCTTTACAGCTTAGTGTTATTCTGGCATTTGGTTAAGCTGGCTTAATCTGTTATCAGTGCATTCAAAATAGGGGCATTGAAGTTTACTCCTACCACCagggctttattttgggggtgccTGGGTCTTAAAAAAACACTAGCCAAACTGCAATTCTCAGATTACGGACAGTTCTTGCTCTGGGCTGCAGGCCTAGGCCCCAAGGTGTCTCCTTCCTAGGGTCACAAAcagcagagaggaagaggaataGCAACTCAGGG
The Cervus canadensis isolate Bull #8, Minnesota chromosome 6, ASM1932006v1, whole genome shotgun sequence genome window above contains:
- the OAZ2 gene encoding LOW QUALITY PROTEIN: ornithine decarboxylase antizyme 2 (The sequence of the model RefSeq protein was modified relative to this genomic sequence to represent the inferred CDS: deleted 1 base in 1 codon); its protein translation is MINTQDSSILPLSNCPQLQCCRHIVPGPLWCSDAPHPLSKIPGGRGGGRDPSLSALIYKDEKLTVTQDLPVNDGKPHIVHFQYEVTEVKVSSWDAVLSSQSLFVEIPDGLLADGSKEGLLALLEFAEEKMKVNYVFICFRKGREDRAPLLKTFSFLGFEIVRPGHPCVPSRPDVMFMVYPLDQNLSEED